The genomic window AAACATTGAACTCCCCAATTTTGGGGAGTCCATATTTTTCAACAGGTTGTCGATGTCCCGCAGCACATGGTCGTGCCGCTTCTCGAAGAACGCCGCCACGTCACGGCTGTTCGCATAGACTTTTCCATCCCGCACGGTCAGCGCGGGAACCTTGCCAGAACCATCAAAGCCTGACATAACTACCTCCGTTGCATGTGTGAGTTTTCGAGGCTTGCTCATGTTCAAAACGCCACCGGGGGGAGTTTCCTAGGCCCTTCCCCGGTGGCGTTTTGCATTTCAGGCCGCCGCATCGCTGGCCGCCTGGGCTTCCAGCCCCTTTGCAATAAGCAACCTGATGGCATCGCTGCGAGCTGGCACGCCAGGCGCACGCCCACGCCAATAGTCAATGCGGTCAATCATATCGTGACTAAGGCCGACAGTGAGTCGCCGGCTGCCATCTTCGGAAATCTTGGGCCTCATTGCACTTACCTCGCGATTGAGATGTCATTCGTGTAATTACACACATGACGCAGTTTGGCTTGCTCGTCAAGCGGTGTAATGACATCCATTACGTCGAAATCAGGGAAAGAAGGCGATGCAGAAAAAAACTGAACTTCTTCAGATGCGGACTTCGCCAGATTTCCTGGAAATGCTCGACGAATGGCGTCGCCGGGTTCCCGACATCCCATCCCGCGCCGAAGCCATCCGCCGCCTTGTCCAGCGCGGCATCCTCTTCGACGCCCTCTACGAACAACTCCAAATCCTGGTTTCCGACGGCCTGATGCCCGAGCAGGGCTTCCTGACCATCATGGACCGCATCGGGTACGATTCCCGGCTGGACATGGACGCCCCTGAAGACGCGCCCGCGCCCCGTCCTGCCACCGGTACCGGCGATAAATCCCCCTCCCAGGTCTGGCGCGAACACAACGCCAAAATCGCCTCCCTCGAAGGCAGCTACGCCCACGGCTCCCACCAGGGGCAGCAGCCCGTCCGTGACATTGGCAACGATGAACCCAAACTCCCGCGTTCCGGCCTCAAACGGCACGTGCGCGGGTTAACCAAGAAGCCCTGACCGCGACCATACCCAGCAAACCTGACCCGGGCACCCGCTCTGATTTTCAGTTTTTCAGCATAATTCAGGGCCAGGCCCACCTGTCGCAATGACAGGTGGGATGGGTGATGTTGCGGACCTCAGCCCCCATGCCGATAATGAGTGGTCTCCCTCATTTCCCCTTGTTCCCACATTGGGAACATGATAAATAGTCATTACGTTCCGATGATGACGAGCCCGAGAATGCACATTCTGTCCCTGCGCACCCTCAAGACTTTCTGGGCAGTGCATGCGCAGGCGGAGGTGCCGCTCAGGGCTTGGTATGCGGTCGCATCCAAGGCCACTTGGACCACTTCAGCTGACATCAAGGATACGTTTGGAGCGGCTGTTGACTTTGTAGGTGACAATCGCGTCGTGTTCGACATAAGCGGCAACAAATACCGCCTCATCTGTCACGTTGCCTACAAGCACGGCAAGATTTTGGTTAAGTTTGTGGGTACGCACGCAGATTACGACAAAATAAAGGACGTAACTACGGTGTGACCCCCCTTCTGTTGCGATATTTAACTATTGGTGATGACCATGATGAATGTTCGAGCGATCAAGAATGAGGACGATTACGATTGGGCCTTGACTGAGATCGAACAGTACTTTGATCAGGAGCCGGAACTCGGTACCCCCGAATCCGACCGCTTCATGGTTCTGTCCGATCTTATTAGCGCCTACGAGGCAAAACACTGGCCTGTTGAGGCGCCGGACCCAATCGCAACCGTTACAGCAGTGATGGAAACGATCGGCTACAAGCAGACTGATCTCGCTGCCTTGTTGGGTTCCAGGTCGCGAGCATCGGAAATTCTGAATCGCAAGCGCAGCCTTACGACTGAAATGGTGTGGAGCCTGTATAAGGAGTGGAAAATCCCCGCCGAACTGTTGGTGCGTCCCTATCATCTAGTTAAGTAGATAATCAGAGATTATCTTGAGGTGCGCGAGACCTCTGTGAACAAACCTTTGCGCACCCGCAATAAACCGCCACCCCCTTACTCCGGCTTCGGCGCCGCCTCCCTTGCCTTTTCCCGCCACCATTCACTGAACACGTCTTCCATCGCGACGATCATATCGTCCAGAAACTCGGCGGTTTCGCTGTCCATCCCATGTTCCCTGGCCCAGGCCTGGACGGCTGTCCAGGGTATACGGCATGGCTGGCCCGGCCCCATCCCGCCGGGCTGCCAGTGCCGTTCATCACCGAGCCGGTGCCAGGCCCGCCAGACCCATTCCAGGGTCATATCGACCGCGACTATGGGGGCTTCTTCCGCCAGCATCTGCTGGACGAAGGCGGCGGCCTCATCCTCCTCGACCGCAAGGTCCAGCAGATCCTGGCGGGCCTGCGCCCTGCGCTCCAGGTGGCAGCGCAGGGCCTCGGTCAGTTTTTTGCGGCGGCGTTCGCATCCTCCACTTTGATGCCGCTGAAAATCTGGATCGCCTTCTGGGTGGCCAGCCAGAGTTCGATGAACTCATCCTGGTGCAGCAGCTCGCAGAACCGCTCAAACGATACCGGCGTGCCGTCATCGTCCAGGCCCTTCACATCCATCAGCAGCCGCTCGATGTACATCTCCTTATCGACCCGCTGGATCACCTCCGGCGGCGCGTTGGAGGCATCGCCGCCATGCTGCATGGCCAGCTGCCGCACGCGGCGCTGAACCTCATCACGGAACGGCTTGGTGATCCCCCGGGCAAGGACAAAGACATCCTTATCAGGATCCAGGTCGACATACAGGCGCAGCCATTCGCCCTTCTCGATGCGGCCGGTGTCGCGGCACAAGGCCTTCAGATTGGCCATGGTCATTCATCCTTCTGGTCGTTGGTCGTGACATCGCGAAGCGGGCGGGGGCCGACCAAACCCCCGCCCCGGCTCGCGCGAACCGCCCTCGCCGCCGTTGCCGGCAGCCTCTTGCCCGTTGGTCGCGGGGTTGCTTGTTATTCTTCAGCGTATTCCAGCAGGTTCAGGATCAACTGCGCGCCGGTGACGCTGTCGTAACTGGCCGTACCCCGCACCGGCAGCATGACATCCTGGTTCTTGCCGCCGACGGTCGGGTCGCCCTCGCGGGGGGTGATGCGGGGAGCCTCCCAGATCATCGCCCGCTTGTCGCGGTAGAGCCGGGTGTTGATCGCACGCGCAATGCCGTTCTCAATGTCATCCAGCACGGCCTTGCTGCCGAAAAACGTGTCCAGTTCGACAGCGACGTCGAAGGAGCCGTCCTGCACATCCACCGGACCCGGTGCCGTGGAATCACCATCCGACGTCGCCTCGATGGGACGCAGGTTGTTGTTGATCGTGAACTTGATGGCCTTGGCCCAATTGGGGCTGCCCAGGGCAGCGCCGCCATAGCCGACCCGACCGCAATGGGCACTGAAAGCCAGGGTTTGGTAATCGGCTTCGGAGGGCTCAGCGTCCGGGCTGGCGTCCAGGCTCGTGGTCGTGACCGTGCCCTTCATACCGACGAAGGCGATGGAGCCTGTGGCCACGCCCTTGGCCTGACCGCCGAACTCCAGCGTGTTCACCCGCATCCCATTCTGAGCGATATAGGTCGGCACTGTCTGGCCCATGTAGCCGCGCTCACAGGTGATGCCATATTTGTCGACGCCATTCTTGATCATGTCGCCAAAGAACACGCGGATGGTCTTGCCGGTGCCCGTATCCGTCGTCCAGCTTGGCGGCAGATTGTCGAGCTTCAGGGCAGTGGCCGTGGGCGTCGCGGCAATGCGCGCCCAGACGTTGCACGCGCTGGTCGCAAAGCGGAAGGCGGAGCCAGTGCCGCCGATCTTGATCCACTGTCCGACCGCAAGGCCCAGCGTAGTGAAATTGAGCGTGGTGGAACTCAGGCCGGTCGCAGTTGCGGCAATGTCCCCGGACGTACCCTGGAACCCCACGACCT from Niveispirillum cyanobacteriorum includes these protein-coding regions:
- a CDS encoding type II toxin-antitoxin system HigB family toxin, giving the protein MHILSLRTLKTFWAVHAQAEVPLRAWYAVASKATWTTSADIKDTFGAAVDFVGDNRVVFDISGNKYRLICHVAYKHGKILVKFVGTHADYDKIKDVTTV
- a CDS encoding helix-turn-helix domain-containing protein — encoded protein: MMNVRAIKNEDDYDWALTEIEQYFDQEPELGTPESDRFMVLSDLISAYEAKHWPVEAPDPIATVTAVMETIGYKQTDLAALLGSRSRASEILNRKRSLTTEMVWSLYKEWKIPAELLVRPYHLVK
- a CDS encoding phage tail tube protein is translated as MTSSNRVRLTGVAEQTFGTTPNTPRMRTQRVTSIGLSKKTTYADPNVIRADRMNGDPIPVGQSNDGNIGIEWHFPPAGSLLRSEIQSAFCAAFVETPSRDNDGTADSVITDIGTVANAITFTTGAAFVVGHLILNTGFGVAGNNGLFPVTTGGATSLVSTGAFTTPETAPPATARTKVVGFQGTSGDIAATATGLSSTTLNFTTLGLAVGQWIKIGGTGSAFRFATSACNVWARIAATPTATALKLDNLPPSWTTDTGTGKTIRVFFGDMIKNGVDKYGITCERGYMGQTVPTYIAQNGMRVNTLEFGGQAKGVATGSIAFVGMKGTVTTTSLDASPDAEPSEADYQTLAFSAHCGRVGYGGAALGSPNWAKAIKFTINNNLRPIEATSDGDSTAPGPVDVQDGSFDVAVELDTFFGSKAVLDDIENGIARAINTRLYRDKRAMIWEAPRITPREGDPTVGGKNQDVMLPVRGTASYDSVTGAQLILNLLEYAEE